In Mytilus edulis chromosome 8, xbMytEdul2.2, whole genome shotgun sequence, the genomic window TTTGCTAAAGTTacaaaacttgcaatctattgtatacctatctgaacacctgatcaacaacaaaaggtatagttgacctttaaatttcatgttaaatctaacaatagaaattctgttcagtCAGGCATAAGTGTGtagaatttacctgatcatcacagctttcaatcatggtgaacaatagattttatatttagtcaGATAAGCATCAAACTAAGCATGTGCATATTAAATTAAGTAATGCCTTTGACACAGAAACAAACCCAGGTCCTATGTGGCCGGAACATGTCAAAAGGCTGTTACATGGAAACACAAAGCACGTTGTTGTGACAGTTGTGATGTTTGGTATCACATTGATTGTCAAGGAATGTCACCTCAACACTATGGATGTATGAATGCCAGTAACATCAGCTGGGAATGCATACAATGTGGTATGCCCAACTTCTCAACTAGTCTGTTTAACCACTCGACTATTGAAACATCAAATCTATATGACACATTAAATGACAACTCAGTATTAGGGAGCCCAGGTGCTCCAAAAGCCACATCATCACCGATACCTaaacaatgtaaaaataaaaagaaacagcGTACtacaaataaaaacagaaaacctATTAGAGTTCTTAACATTAATTTCCAGTCCatccgaaataaaaaaaaaacagaacttcTACAATTGATAGACTCTGCAAAACCAGATATCATCCTTGGTACTGAAACATAGCTTGACAAAAACTCATCCTCATTTGAATACTTCCCAACAGATCTTTATAACATCTATAGAACTGATAGGCCACCAAGTAAAAACAACCAAAGCTATGGTGGGGTATTACTTGCAGTCACCAAAGAATTTATTAGCACAGAAATCCAAGAACTAAAAACTGACTGTGAAATCATTTGGGCACAAATAAACATATCGGGTCCAAAAAACCTGCTAGTTGGAAGTTATTATAGGCCACCATCAGATGATGGGAACTCCATAAAACAATTAGACTTATCGTTAAGTAGAATAAATCAAACTTCAAACAGTAACATATTAGTAGGTGGCGATTTCAACCTAGGCCACATTGACTGGTCTGTCCCTGAAGTAATACCAGGGAAACCAGATCAAGAACAGCATAATTCACTTTTAGAACTTCTTTATGATCATAATTTACACCAAATAGTTAACATACCAACACGTAAAGAAAGAATCCTGGACTTAGTACTCATCAATAATCCTTCTAACATTAACAAAGTCAGTACACTACCACCAATAGGCCTTAGTGACCACGACATTGTCTATGTAGAACCTGACATCTGGTTACGCAGGGTGAGAGAAAAACCcagaaaaatactaaaatacaaTAAAGCTAACTGGGATAACATAAAGTTAGATCTAGAAAAAACATACAATGATCTACAAAACCTACAggacaaaacaaatgtaaatgatATGTGGAACACACTTAAAACAAATCTTACGCAATCAGTGGAAAACAACATCCCACACAAGTTCCTAACATACAAAAACAGACTACCTTGGATTCATAACAACCTTAGGAAAATGATAAATaggaaaaataaattatattataaaatgaaacaaaacaccAAGTATGCAGACAAGTACAAACATCTgaaaaaacaagtacaaaaagaACAAAGGTTAGCATATTGGGGTTACATTGAAAAAATGATATTGGATTTACCAATAAATGAACCGGACCAACCATGTAACAATCAGTCAAAACCTAAAAAAACTGTTTTCCTTCATAAAATCGCTGCGCACTGATAACACCGGTGTAGCTCCCTTAAAAAAAGAAGGACAGTTAATAGCAGACACAAAGCAAAAGGCAGACATCCTCAACACACAGTTCCAATCAGTGTTTACAACTGAATCAAATAACACCATTCAAGACAAAGGTCCTAGCTCACACCCTGTGATAACACCACTTGAAATATCTTTACCTGGTGTCAAAAAACTACTACACAACATAAACCCTCATAAGGCAACTGGCCCAGACAACATCAGTGATAGAATATTAAAAGAACTCAAAGATCAAACAGCTCCAATTCTTACACTAATCTTTAAAACATCATTTGAAACTGGCATAACACCAACAGACTGGAAACACGCCAATATAGCACCAGCATTTAAAAAAGGGGAAAAATACAAGCCAGAAAATTACCGCCCAATATCATTAACATGTATTTCCTGGTATTCAAAAAGAAACACTCAACTGGGTCGCTGCCTTTTTAAATGACAGAACACAAACAGTTGTCCTGGATGGAGAGTCATCTGACCTGGCTCCAGTCACCTCAGGTGTCCCTCAAGGCACAGTCCTGGGCCCAGTATTATTCTTGGTATATATCAACGACCTACCAGAATACTTACAATCCAGTAAGCTCAGACTGTTTGCCGACGACAGTATCATCTACAAAACCATCAAATCTCAAAGTGACTGTGATGCACTCCAGTTAGATTTAGATGCAGCTGCTAGGTGGAAGCAAGACTGGTTGATGGCTTTCCATCCAGACAAATGCACAGTCCTTACAGTCTCACAGAAGAAAAACCCATTTAAACATGACTATATTCACCACAATCACAAACTGGAACTTGTCTCTTCGGCTAAATATCTGGGCATTACACTTCAAGCAAACctaaaatggtcaaaacatacAGACAACATCATAGCTATTGGCAACAAATCTCTGGGCTtattaaaaagaaacttaaaaaccTCATGTCAGAACATTAAAACTCAGGCATATCTGGCACTAGTCCGTCCAAAACTGGAATATTCATGTTCAGTGTGGGACCCTCACACAGTTGAACAAACCTCCAAAATCGAGATGGTCCAAAGGCGAGCTGCCAGATATGTCTGTAACAGATACCATAACATCAGTACCCCGACAGATATGATAAACACCCTAAACTGGCCAACTCTACAGGAAAGAAGAACACGCACAAGATTAATAATGTTCTACAAAATAGTACATCAAATCGTAGCTATACCATCAGACAGTAGAACCCGCAAAAaccataattatacttttagaccacatttcaaccaaaaaagatacatataaatattcatttttttccatataCCATAACTCAATGGAACTTATGCCAATGCAAACAGTCGCTGTCGCCACAGTTGACACTTTTAGAAAACAGCTCACGCCAGCTGTTCTCCACAAATTCATCCAACTCATTATTAGCCTATGTACATAGTTTAAAtcacctttttaaaaaaaaaaagttaaattacgCACCTCAAatttatttccaaatatttttgttttttgtctttgtaaatattgtaaatatatatatatatatatatatatatatatatatatatatatatatatatatatatatatatatatatatatatatatatatatatatatatatatatatatatatatatatatatatataggccacGCCAGATCATTGAAGGACTACTGAaaacctaaagaagaagaagaagaagaagtacaTCAATTGATGCATCAACTGTTTCAGGTTACTGCCATAATAAGTagagaatgccattctgccctattttgatttaaatccagtctaaacaaaaatacccctctatagaaggattatccctctatacaggtataatcaccatataaagggtttgttcccaacctgtatAATGCACAGTACAATTTATGGGATGTCAACAGTAAACTTGTAAAAGCTGacactataggtcactgtaaccCTTGTCGATAACTATACCGTGATGCTTGATGTAGGCTTCTTTGCACACAAGAAACCATATTGCTCACCTTGTGAGTTTTGTATTCTTCTAATCATTCAGTTGTTTTTCtggttttgtttatttacaccagaaatcaaTGAAGCGATGAAAGCGCGGGAAACGAAATAACatattttctaatcaatatgtacaagcaatgaa contains:
- the LOC139483989 gene encoding uncharacterized protein gives rise to the protein MSPQHYGCMNASNISWECIQCGMPNFSTSLFNHSTIETSNLYDTLNDNSVLGSPGAPKATSSPIPKQYLYNIYRTDRPPSKNNQSYGGVLLAVTKEFISTEIQELKTDCEIIWAQINISGPKNLLVGSYYRPPSDDGNSIKQLDLSLSRINQTSNSNILVGGDFNLGHIDWSVPEVIPGKPDQEQHNSLLELLYDHNLHQIVNIPTRKERILDLVLINNPSNINKVSTLPPIGLSDHDIVYVEPDIWLRRVREKPRKILKYNKANWDNIKLDLEKTYNDLQNLQDKTNVNDMWNTLKTNLTQSVENNIPHKFLTYKNRLPWIHNNLRKMINRKNKLYYKMKQNTKYADKYKHLKKQVQKEQRTQTVVLDGESSDLAPVTSGVPQGTVLGPVLFLVYINDLPEYLQSSKLRLFADDSIIYKTIKSQSDCDALQLDLDAAARWKQDWLMAFHPDKCTVLTVSQKKNPFKHDYIHHNHKLELVSSAKYLGITLQANLKWSKHTDNIIAIGNKSLGLLKRNLKTSCQNIKTQAYLALVRPKLEYSCSVWDPHTVEQTSKIEMVQRRAARYVCNRYHNISTPTDMINTLNWPTLQERRTRTRLIMFYKIVHQIVAIPSDSRTRKNHNYTFRPHFNQKRYI